In Heliangelus exortis chromosome W, bHelExo1.hap1, whole genome shotgun sequence, the following proteins share a genomic window:
- the LOC139789284 gene encoding zinc finger protein 501-like, whose amino-acid sequence MGERPYKCLEWGKGFSQSSHLSEHHRIHTRERPYKCLKCGKEFSRSSNLSRHHRIHTGEKLYPCTHCGKAFNNSTSWINHQHVHTEEKPYTCPQCGKGFTARSGLTQHLRIHRGERAYKCPDCGKSFSRSSDLIRHRAIHTGEKPYLCLHCSNSFRQSSHLLNHQHLHRGEQP is encoded by the coding sequence ATGGGAGAGAGACCCTATAAGTGTCTGGAATGGGGGAAGGGGTTTTCCCAGAGTTCCCATTTATCCGAGCATCACCGCATCCACACGAGAGAGAGACCCTATAAGTGTCTGAAAtgtgggaaggagttttccCGCAGCTCCAATTTATCACGCCATCATCGCATCCATACAGGAGAGAAGTTGTATCCCTGCACTCACTGTGGGAAAGCCTTCAACAATAGCACCTCTTGGATTAATCACCAACACGTCCACACTGAGGAAAAACCCTACACGTGTCCCCAGTGTGGGAAGGGCTTCACAGCCAGGTCGGGTCTCACCCAACACCTACGGATCCATAGGGGTGAACGTGCCTACAAATGTCCCGACTGTGGGAAGAGCTTTTCCAGGAGCTCCGATCTCATCAGGCATCGTGCCATCCACACAGGGGAGAAACCATACTTGTGTCTCCACTGCTCCAATAGCTTCAGGCAAAGCTCCCATTTGCTGAATCATCAGCACCTCCATAGGGGTGAACAACCCTAA
- the LOC139789285 gene encoding LOW QUALITY PROTEIN: zinc finger protein 501-like (The sequence of the model RefSeq protein was modified relative to this genomic sequence to represent the inferred CDS: inserted 2 bases in 1 codon), whose translation MSYTCHDCGKGFRWRSAFIKHQQIHMGEKLFKCSECGKVFAQTSNLSRHHRIHTGERHYKCLECGKEFTQSSSLSRHHRIDTGGKLYPCTHCGKAFNNSTSXINHQHVLTEEKPYTCTQCGKGFTASWGLSYHLRIHKGERPYKCPDCGKSFRHSSHLKNHQHLHASEKH comes from the exons ATGTCCTACACCTGCCATGACTGCGGGAAAGGTTTTCGATGGAGATCAGCTTTCATCAAGCATCAACAGATCCATATGGGTGAGAAACTCTTTAAATGTTCTGAGTGTGGGAAGGTGTTTGCCCAGACTTCCAATTTATCACGGCATCACCGCATCCACACAGGTGAGAGACACtataagtgtctggagtgtgggaaggagtttacCCAGAGTTCCTCCTTATCACGCCATCACCGCATCGATACAGGAGGGAAGTTGTATCCTTGCACTCACTGTGGGAAAGCCTTCAACAACAGCACCTC AATTAATCACCAACATGTCCTCACTGAGGAAAAACCCTACACGTGTACCCAGTGTGGGAAGGGATTTACAGCCAGCTGGGGTCTCTCCTATCACCTACGGATCCATAAGGGTGAACGTCCCTACAAGTGTCCTGACTGTGGGAAGAGCTTCCGTCACAGCTCCCATTTGAAGAACCATCAACACCTCCATGCCAGTGAAAAACATTAA